TATTGTGGACCTGCAGTTTGCCCGTCTGCGTCAGCGCCTGGAAGAACGCAAGATTACCCTGGACCTCACCGATGCGGCCCGCGACTTCATTGCCGACGCGTCCTACGATCCGGTCTACGGGGCACGTCCGCTCAAGCGCTATGTGCAGCACAATGTGGAAACGCCGCTGGCCCGTCTGCTGGTGGGCGGCAGCATCCGCGACGGGCAGCATGTGCTGGTGGATGTGAAGGACGATGCCCTGACCTTCACGCCCACAACGCCTGCCAAGGCCTGAGCGTCTCCTGACAAATAGCGCCTGTCCGTCACCGGACAGGCAGAAGAAAACGGCCTTTCCCCATCAGGGGAAAGGCCGTTTTTGTTTTGCTGCTGCCGGGCTGCTGTTCGCCGTGCTGTCTGCCGCGGGGCGGGCGAACCGGGCCGCGCTTGCAAACGCAGGAGCCGTTCGCGGTCTAGCGGGCGCTGTAGAAGCAGAGGGGCGGACAGGCCGGAATCATGCCGGCGTCGGCCAGTTTTTCGTAGAACAGGCGCAGGCCGTCCTGCTCGCGGCTGTTGAGGGAATAGGTGAGGCCGTGCAGATAGTAGAAGGTCAGCTCCTCGCGGCTCAGGGGGCAGCCGTAGCCTGTGAGGTCCAGGATGGTGTCCATGTGGGCCAGGCCCCAGTCGCGTCCGGCACGGAGCAGGGCGCCGGGGTCATCGGGCAGTATGCCCGCATCCGCCGCGGCGCGGCTGATGACCCAGAGGCCGAAGATGAAGGGCAGACCGGTCCACTCCATCCAGGCATCGGCCATGTCCACACGGTAGGGATAGTCCGGGTGGTTGCGCAGGCGCAGGGCCTCGTCGCCAATGGCCAGAAAGGCCACGGGCGGCATGCCCCGGCGCAGGGCCGAGGTCACCGAGCCGGTGGTATAGCTCACGTCAAGGCCGTAGCGGTTACGCATGAGCAGCTTGAGCAGGGCCACGGACGTATGCGTTTCGCCGCTGATGAGGATGGTCTGTCCGTCCAGCTGGCGCAGGGGCACCCGCGACAGCAGCAGCACGCTCATGACCGAGCCGTGCGAGCCGATGGACAGATCATCCACCAGATAGTAGCGCTCCGGCCGCCGGCCGTATTCAAAGCAGGAACAGGACGAAACCTGCAATTCGCCGCGGGACATCATGTCGTTGAGCACGGCGGGCGGTCCGGCCACCAGCTCGTAGTCATGGGGAATGATGCCGGCTTCCAGCGGATGGTAGATGGGCAGCACATTGAGGTAGCCGATGCGCCCCATGCGCAGGGGAGTGGCAGGCTGCATATCAGTCCTCCGGCTGGGGCTGGACGGGCGTGTAGTCCATGAGGCGCTGCACGGGCCGGAAGCCGGCAGCCCGGATGATCTGATGAATCTGACGGCGCGTGAGGTGATAGGACACCCCGGCGGCGGCCACCACGTTCTCTTCGATCATGAGGGAGCCGAAATCGTTGGCGCCGTAGAACAGGGCCAGCTGCGCCACCTGCGGTCCCATGGTCACCCAGGACGACTGGATGTTGGGCACATTGTCCAGCACCAGGCGGGACACGGCCAGCAGGCGCAGATAGGCCGGCGCGGGCAGGGGCTGGCAGTCGATGCGCGTATGGGCCGGCTGGAAGGTCCAGGGAATGAAGGCCGTGAAGCCGTGGGTGCGGTCCTGGAGATCGCGCACGGCAAAGAGATGGTCCAGGCGGTGACGCGGTTCTTCCTCGTGGCCGAACATCATGGTGGCCGTGGTCTTCATGCCCAGCTTGTGGGCTTCTTCCATGACGCCGAGCCACTGTTCGGCCGTGCACTTGTTGGGCGAAACCCGGGCGCGTACCTCGGTGCTGAGGATTTCGGCGCCGCCGCCCGGCACGGAATGCAGGCCGGCTTCATGCAGGCGGCGCAGGATTTCCGCCACAGGCAGGCCGAAGGTTTTTGACCAGAAGAAGATTTCCGGCGGGGAAAAGGCGTGGATATGCAGCGTGGGCCAGCGTTCGCGCATCCAGCGCAGCAGGTCTTCATACCATTCCAGGGGCAGGTCCGGGTGATGCCCCCCCTGCAGAAGAATCTGCGTGCCGCCCAGGCGCAGGGTTTCCTCGATCTTGTCCGCCATTTCCTCGCGGCTGATCACATAGCCCTGAGGGTCGCCCGGTGCGCGGAAAAAGGCGCAGAAACGGCAGCCGCACACACAGATGTTGGAATAATTGATGTTGCGGTCAGCCACATAGGTGACCACCGGTTCGGGATGCAGGCGCAGGCGCATGGCATGGGCCAGGGCGGCCAGCGTGTGCAGCGAGGCGCCGTAATACAGGGTCTCGGCCGTGGCCCGGTCCAGACGCTGCCCGCTGCGGGCGCATTCCGCGGCCTGGCGCACGGCGGGGCTTTCGTCAAAGGCGCTGTGCGCCGGGGCAAAAAGGGACGTGCTCATGCGCGAACCTCCGAAGATGCCCGGGGGCTGACCTCGCGGAAGGTGGCATTGCGGCGCACCGGGCGGAAGCCCGCCTGCCGGATCATGTTTTCCAGCTCGTCGATGGTCATGCCCTGGGCGGATGTGGCGCCGGCCATGTGGCCGATGCGCTCCTCGATGATGGTGCCGTCCAGATCGTCGGCGCCGTACCAGAGGGCGGCCTGCGCCTGCTTGACGCCCAGCATGATCCAGTAGGCCTTGATGTGCGGGATATTGTCCAGCAGCAGGCGGGAAACGGCAATGGTGCGCAGCTCGTCCAGGCCGCGGACAGCCTCCTGCTTTTCTTCCGGCAGGGTAAGGCGGCTGTTGTGCGTGAGGAAGGGCAGCGGGATGAAGCAGGTGAAGCCGCCGCTTTTGTCCTGCTGCTCGCGCAGGCGGCAGAGGTGGTCCACGCGCATGGCCGGCGTTTCCAGATGGCCGAAGAGCATGGTGCAGTTGGTGACAATGCCCAGGCTGTGGGCTTCGCCGGAAATGCGCAGCCAGGCGTCGGAAGAGGCCTTGTGCGGGCAGATGCGGGCACGCAGGCCCTCGTCAAAGATTTCGGCGCCGCCGCCGGGCATCATGACCAGACCCGCCGCCTTGAGGCGGCGCAGCACATCCAGGGTGCTGATGCCCGCCATGCGGGAAAAGTGTTCGATTTCCACCGGCGTGAAGGCCTTGATGGGCAGATCGGGGTTGAGGGCGCGGGCCGAGCGCAGCACATCCTCGAACCATTCCAGCGGCAGATCGGGATGACAGCCGCCCACGATGTGCAGCTCGTCCAGGTGCAGCGGCGTGGCATCGGCGGCACGCAGACGGTCCAGGATGTCTTCCTTGCTCAGGCGGAAGGCCCCTTCCTCATCGTCCCTGTCGCGGCGGAAGGCGCAGAACACGCAGCCGTTGACGCAGACGTTGGTATAATTTATCTGACGGTTCACCACGTAGGATGTGGCGTCGCCGTGCATGCGGCAGCGCACGTGGTGAGCCAGCGCCCCCACGGCGGTAATGTCGGGACAGGCAAAGAGCGCCATCCCGTCCTCGCGGCTGAGGCGTTGGCCGGCCAGTACCTTTTCATAAATGGACGAAAGGCCCAGTGCGGCATAGTATGCAGCGTCCAACATGGATGTTCCTTTGCGGGAGTAGGGGAACGCTTCCCCGCCCGGCTTGACGGTTGAATCGCGCTAGGCTACGCCCCTCGCTGCCGGCTGTCAAACCGCTGGTCCTCGCCGCCGCAAGGGGCATGCCGGCCTTTCCGGCCTTCGGTCCCGTTCTGTCTTGCAAGGAGAAAATCATGGCTGTCACCTCACCCGACATGGTGCTGGGCCTGTCCCCCTGTCCCAATGATACCTTTATTTTTCATGCCCTGCTGCACGGCCTTGTGCCGTCCCCCTGCCACTTCCGGCCCCATATGGCCGATGTGGAGGAGCTGAACGCCCTGGCCCTGCGCGGCGAGCTGCCCGTGACCAAGATTTCGGTGGGCGTACTGCCCCACATTATGGATACCTATGCCGTACTTTCCGCCGGCAGCGCGCTGGGCTGGGGCTGCGGCCCGCTGGTGGTGGCCCGCGAAGCCCTGTCGCCGGAAGCGCAGCGCACGGCCCGGGTGGCCGTACCGGGCCTCATGACCACGGCCAATCAGCTGCTGACGCTCACGGGCCGCTTTCAGGGGCCGCGTGACGAGATGCTTTTCAGCCACGTCATGGATGCCGTGCTGGACGGCCGGGCCGATGCGGGCGTCATCATTCATGAAGGGCGCTTTACCTACGGCGAGCGCGGCCTGGTGAAGCTGCTTGACCTGGGCGAATGGTGGGAGGCCACCTACCATGCGCCGCTGCCGCTGGGCGTCATCGTGATCCGCCGGGATGTGGACCCCGCGCTGGTGCAGGCCATTGACCGGGCCATTGCCGCCAGCCTGGCCCATGCCTGGGAATGCCCGGCAGATTCGGCGGACTATATCCGCGCCCATGCCCAGGAGCTGTCCGACGAGGTGACCCAGGCGCATATCCGCACCTTTGTGACGGAGTTCAGCCGCGATCTGGGCGAGCGGGGACGGGAGGCCGTGCAACGGCTGGTGGAGCAGGGCGCGGCCGCGCTGGGACGGTCCCTGCCGGCAGAGGGCCTTTTCGTGCCTGCCGCCCGGGCCTGAGGCCCGGACAGACGGCTGCATGCAGGAACTGACGGAAGGAGACATGTTTCGGACGGTGTTTTCGCCTGCCGAGGCGCGGCGCTTTGTGTCGCTGGGGCTGCCCGTGCTGGTGGCCCAGACCTCGCAGATAGGCATGAGTTTTGTGGATACGGCCATGAGCGGCCAGTTCAGTACCACGGACATGGCCGCCGTGGCCGTATCCGGCTCCATCTGGGCGCCCATTTCCCTGCTGGGGGTGGGCTGCCTGCTGGCGCTGTCGCCTATGAGCGCCCATCTGGTGGGGGCGGGGCGGCGGGCCGAATGTGCCCATCTGCTGCGCCAGGGCATCTGGCTGAGCCTCTTTCTCAGCGTGCTGCTCATGAGTCTCTTTCAGCTGCTGTCCCGCCATCTGGACCTCTTTGGGCTGGAAGGGCGCATGGCGGAACTGGCCGGGGGCTATCTGCGGGCCATGCTCTGGGGGCTGCCCGGCTTCATGCTCTTTGTCAACATCCGCAGTTTTCTGGAGGGCTTCTCGCGCACGCGGCCGGCCATGATCGTGGGCCTGCTGGGCCTCATGCTCAATGTGCCGGTGAACTATGTGTTCATTTACGGCAAGCTGGGGCTGCCCGCCCTGGGGGCAGTGGGCTGCGGTGTGGCCACATCCCTGTGCTACTGGTTCATGGCCCTGTGCATGTTCTTTTATGTGCGTCGCGACAGCAGCTACCGCAGCCTGCGGCCGCTGTTCCGTCCGCTGCTCTTCCCGTCCTGCGCCAGGCCGCGCCCCGAAGACGGAACGCCGTTTCCGCGCTTTGACGGCGCGCTGGTGCTGCGTATTCTGCGCATCGGCTTTCCGGGGGCGCTGGCCCTCTGCTTCGAGGTTTCCCTGTTCACCGTAAGCGCCATTCTGCTGGCGCCTCTGGGGGAAATCGTGGTGGCCGGGCATCAGATTGCCTCCAATTTCAGTGCGCTGATCTTCATGCTGCCCCTTTCCCTGCAGATCACGGCCACCATACGCGTGGGCCACTTCCTGGGGGCGGGGCGCGTGTGGCGGGCGCGTGTGGTGGGGCGCACGGCCCTGTGCCTGGGCATGGCCTGTTCCCTGGTCATGGCCTGCCTGACCATGCTCTTCCGTCAGGAAATCATTGCCATCTACATTGATGATGCCAGGGTGGCCGCCCTGACCATGGGACTGCTGCCCCTCATGGCGGCCTATCAGCTTGTGGATGCCATTCAGACCGTGAGCATCGGCATCCTGCGTGCCTACAATGACACGCGCATCATCTCGCTGATCTGTCTGGTGTCCTACTGGGGCATCGGCCTGCCCCTGGGCTTCACCCTGTCCCGCACCAGCCTGCTGACCCCGGCCCCGCTGGGGGCACAGGGCTTCTGGATAGCCTATCTGCTGGCTCTGGGCTTTGGCGCCCTCTGCTATAGCCTGCGCCTGCGCGTGCTGAACCGTCTGGGCACGGGCGCCGTCATGCAGAAGATCCAGCGCTGACCGCCGCTCCGGCAGGGCCGAAGGGCCTGGCCCCTTGCGACGCATGCCGCTGCTTCCCGCCACCGTCAGGGGCTGCCGGCGGGCCTGTGCCGGCACGGGCCGCGGGACGACATCCTGCCGGTAACAAAGAGAAACATTCCTTTTGTTGAAATTTAAATTTGAATTAGATATTCTAAGCAGTGCGCCCCCATCCATGGGCGCCAATCCACGGCTCAGGCCATGTCGAGGAAGCCATGCCCAGCAGACAGGCCGCCCCATCGGCGGAAGACGACAGTATTGTGATACGCCCCATGCGGGGTGACGGCGAGCAGACCCGCGCCCGCATCATCGAAACAGCCGGACACCTCATGGCGGAAAACGGCTTTGCTCAGACCACCAGCAAGAGCATCTGCGAGGCGGCGCAGGTCAATATGGCGGCCATCAACTACTATTTCGGCAGCCGCGAGGGGCTGTACATTGCCGTGCTGGAAGATGTGCATGACCGTCTGCTCAACCGGGAATTTCTGGAACGCCTGGCCGACGAGGCCATCCCGGCCCGCCGGAAGATGCAGCGCATTCTGGCAGCCCTCTGTTCGGGCCTGACGGCGCCGCAGCAGCAGTGGCTCATGCGCGCCTGGGCGCGGGAAATCGTGGCCCCGTCCGAATACCTCCAGGACGTGATGCGCCGGGTGGTCTGCACCAAGGTGCAGATCGTCAAGGACATTGTGAGCGAGATGACGGGCATTCCCCAGAGCAAGCCGGAGCTGGAGTGCTGCCTCATCAGCGCCCTGGGGCCGTTCATGCTGCTGCTGGTGACAGACAGAAAATTTTTGCAGCTGCTTGTGCCGCGCCTGTGTCATACGCCCGGTATCCATGGCTATATGGGCGAGATGGCCATGATCGTGCTGGATGCCGCTGCCCGGAGCTGGCAGCGGCGCGGAAAGCTGCCCACTGAATTTGCCTGTGCGGATGACGGCGCGACCGGCGCCGGCCCGCACGGGGCCTGATTGCCGCGGATGCGGAAGGATAGGAGAAGCATGGACGATTCCGTCTTGTTCCTGGGGCTGGATGCCGGTTCCACCACTGTCAAGCTGGCCCTGACCGACAGTCAGGGCAATCTGCTGGAGGCCATTTACCGGCGCCACGGGGCTGCCGTGCGGCTGACCCTGTGTGACCTGCTGGACGAGCTGGCTGCCCGCCGGCCCGGCCTGCGGGTGCGTGCGGCCATTACCGGCTCGGCCGCGCTGCGTCTGGCCCAGACGCTGGAGCTGCCCTTTGTGCAGGAGGTGCTGGCCACGTCGCGCGCCATTTCCGTCCTGGCGCCCAGAACGGATGTGGCTGTGGAGCTGGGCGGCGAAGACGCCAAGATCATCTATTTTTCCGACGGGTCGGATAATCTGCGCATGAACGAGGCCTGCGCCGGGGGAACCGGGGCCTTCATCGACCAGATGGCCACCCTGCTGCATACGGACGCCCAGGGCCTCAACGACCTGGCCCTGCGGCATACCACCATCTATCCCATTGCCTCGCGCTGCGGCGTCTTTGCCAAGACCGACGTGGTGCCCCTGCTCAATGAAGGGGCGGCGCGCGAGGACCTGGCCGCCTCCATCTTTCAGGCCGTGGTGGAACAGACCATCGGCGGTCTGGCCTGCGGGCATCCCATCCGCGGCCGTGTGGCCTTTCTGGGCGGACCGCTGCATTTTCTGTCCGCCCTGCGGGAGCGCTTCATCGAAACGCTGCACCTTGCGCCGGAAGAGGTCATGAATGTGCCCGATGCCCAGTACATCGTGGCCCGCGGCACGGCCCTGAGCCTGGTGCCGCTGGCGGGGCAGCCCCGGCCCGTGCAGTCGGCGCCGGTGGATGTGGCGGAGCTGGCCCGGCGCGCCCGCAACCGGATTCCCGAAGGGGAGGGGGCCAGTGCGCTGCCGCCGCTCTTTGCCAGCGAGGAGGAGTACGAGACCTTTCGCCGGCGTCATGCCTCCGGCGCCGTGCCCCGCTGCCCGCTGGAAGATGCCCGCGGTCCCCTCTATCTGGGGGTGGACCTGGGGTCCACCACGGTCAAGGCCGTGCTGACCGATCGCGAGGGCGCCGTCATCACCACATGGTATCGCCGCAATCAGGGCGACCCCCTGTCCGAGCTGCTGCCCTTTGTGGCGGACCTGGTGGACAGCCTGCCCCAGGGCGCCTGGATAGAGGACAGCGCCTGCACCGGCTATGGCGCCGGCTTTGCCCAGGCGGCCCTGGGATCGTCCATGACCGAAGTGGAAACCGTGGCCCATCTCAAGGCCGCCTGCCGGCTGGTGCCGGAAACCAGCTATGTCATCGACATCGGCGGCCAGGACATGAAGTGCCTCAAGGCGCGGGACGGCTGCATTGCCGGCGTCACGCTCAACGAAGCCTGCTCCGCCGGCTGCGGCGCCTTTCTGGAAACCTTTGCCCAGAGCCTCAACCTGAGCATGGAAGACTTTGTGCGGGCGGCGCTCTTTGCCCGGCATCCCGTGGACCTGGGGTCCCGCTGCACGGTCTTCATGAATTCCAAGGTCAAGCAGGCCCAGAAGGAAGGCGCGGAAATCGGCGACATTGCTGCCGGCCTCTGCTATTCCGTCATACGCAACGCCCTGTACAAGGTGCTGCGTCTGCGCAGCCCCGACGAGCTGGGCGACAAGGTGCTGGTGCAGGGGGGATCCTTCATGAACGACGCCCTGCTGCGCGTCATGGAACGCCTGCTGGGGCGCGAGGTTTTCCGGCCGGATATTGCGGGCCTCATGGGGGCCTACGGGGCGGCCCTGCTGGTGGCCCGGCGTCCTGTGACCGAAGGCAGCCGCCATCCCCTGGAGTCCGCGGCCCTGCGCTCCCTGCGCATTGAAACCCGGCGCCTGCGCTGTCAGGGCTGCGGCAATCATTGCCGCCTGACGCTCAACCGCTTCTCCAACGGTCGGCGCTTTGTTTCCGGCAATCGCTGCGAGCGCGGCGCCGGACAGAACGGAACGCCGGGCGAGGGCGGTCACGCGCCCATGCCCAATATCTATGCCTGGAAGAACAGGCGCCTCTTTGCCTATACGCCGCTGGACGCGGCCCAGGCCCCGCGCGGCGAGCTGGGCATTCCCCGTGTGCTCAATATCTATGAGCACTATCCCTTCTGGTTTACCTTCTTTACCCATCTGGGCTTCCGCGTGATCCTTTCGCCGCCGTCGGACAAGGACATCTTTGACCTGGGCCTGTCCTCCATGCCGTCGCAGACGGTCTGCTATCCGGCCAAGCTGGCGCACGGGCATGTGACGGCCCTGCTGCGCCAGGGGGTGAAGCGCATTTTCTTCCCCTGCCTGCCCCGCGAGCGGGGGGATGCCATCACCAAGGCCAATGGCTACAACTGCCCCGTGGTGTCGGGCTATCCCGAGGTCATCCGCCTCAATATCGACGAGGTTCGCGAACAGGGGGTGCGTCTGCACACGCCCTTTGTGTCGCTGCAGAGCCTGGATGCGCTGGTGGACTGCCTGTACAAGGAAATGGACCTGCCCCGCGCCGAACTGCGCGAGGCCGGGCGGGCGGCCCTGGAGGAATTCGAGGCTTACCGCGCCGAGCTACGGGCCGAGGGAGAGCGCATTCTGGAACTGGTCCGCGAGAGCGGCGGGCTGGGCATTGTGCTGTGCGGGCGGCCCTACCATGTGGACCCGGCCGTGCACCATGGCCTGCCGGACTACATTGCCTCCCTGGGCGCGGCCGTGCTCAGCGAAGACAGCGTGGCTCACCTGGGCCGGGAGGACGAAAACCTGCGGGTGCTGGACCAGTGGAGCTACCATTCCCGCCTGTACCGGGCCAGCACCCTGGTCTGCGAGCGGCCGGAGCTGGAACTGGTGCAGCTGACGTCCTTCGGCTGCGGGCTGGATGCCATCACCAGCGATCAGGTGGCGGAGCTGCTGCAACGTGCCGGGCGCCTGCATACCCTGATCAAGATTGACGAGGGGGCATCGCTGGGGGCGGCACGCATCCGCATCCGTTCGCTCATGGCTGCGGTGCGCGAACGGCGCGAGGCTGCCGTGCGGCGCACCGTGCGGCGCAGTCCCGTGCCGCGGGCCATCTTTACCAAGGCCATGCGCGAAACCCATACCATCCTTGCCCCGCAGATGTCCCCCCTGCATTTTGACATTCTCAAGGATGTCATCAACCATTCGGGCTATCATCTGGATGTGCTGCCCTCGGTGAGTCCGCGGGCCATTGAGCTTGGCCTGACCTATGTGCATAACGATGCCTGCTATCCGGCCATCGTGGTCATCGGCCAGCTGCTGGATGCGCTGACCAGCGGCCAGTGCGATCCCCAGCGTACGGCGCTCATGCTGGCCCAGACCTGCGGCCCCTGCCGCGCCAGCAATTATCCGGCCCTGCTGCGCAAGGCTCTGCAGGAGGCCGGCTTTCCCCAGGTGCCCGTGCTCACCATGACCAGCGGCAATATCAACCGCCATCCCGGTTTCAGCATCTCGGCCCGGCTTTTCCACCGCATGGTGCTGGGCTGCCTGTACGGCGACATGCTGCAACGCGTGAGCATGTCCTGCCGCAGCAACGAACTGCACCCCGGCGATACGGACAGCCTGCTGGAATCCTGGATGCGGCGGGCGCGTTCCAGCGCCTCCGCAGGGGACAATACGGTCTTCCGCACGCACATGTCGGAGATTGTCAGCGATTTTTCCCAGATCAAGCTGGATGGCGTGCCGCGGCCGCGGGTGGGCATTGTGGGCGAAATCCTGCTCAAGTACCATCCGGATGCCAATAACCACGTGGTGCAGCGCATCCGCGAGGAAGGGGGCGAACCGGTGCTCACCGACCTCATGGACTTTTTCCTCTACTGCTCCATGGATCCGGTCTATTCCTGGCGTCGTCTGGGCGGGCGCATTCTGCCGGCCCTCACAAGCTGGCTGTTCATCCGCCGGGTGGAAGGGCTGCGCAAGGCCATGCGCCGTGCCCTGCAGGGCAGCCGCTTTATGCCGGCATCGCGCATCGGCGATCTGGCCAGCAGCGTCCGGGGCATCATTTCACGGGGCAATCAGGCCGGCGAGGGCTGGCTGCTCACGGCGGAAATGCTGGAATTCATGGATCACGGGGTCAATAACGTGCTGTG
This genomic window from uncultured Desulfovibrio sp. contains:
- a CDS encoding menaquinone biosynthesis protein — its product is MQPATPLRMGRIGYLNVLPIYHPLEAGIIPHDYELVAGPPAVLNDMMSRGELQVSSCSCFEYGRRPERYYLVDDLSIGSHGSVMSVLLLSRVPLRQLDGQTILISGETHTSVALLKLLMRNRYGLDVSYTTGSVTSALRRGMPPVAFLAIGDEALRLRNHPDYPYRVDMADAWMEWTGLPFIFGLWVISRAAADAGILPDDPGALLRAGRDWGLAHMDTILDLTGYGCPLSREELTFYYLHGLTYSLNSREQDGLRLFYEKLADAGMIPACPPLCFYSAR
- the mqnC gene encoding cyclic dehypoxanthinyl futalosine synthase — translated: MSTSLFAPAHSAFDESPAVRQAAECARSGQRLDRATAETLYYGASLHTLAALAHAMRLRLHPEPVVTYVADRNINYSNICVCGCRFCAFFRAPGDPQGYVISREEMADKIEETLRLGGTQILLQGGHHPDLPLEWYEDLLRWMRERWPTLHIHAFSPPEIFFWSKTFGLPVAEILRRLHEAGLHSVPGGGAEILSTEVRARVSPNKCTAEQWLGVMEEAHKLGMKTTATMMFGHEEEPRHRLDHLFAVRDLQDRTHGFTAFIPWTFQPAHTRIDCQPLPAPAYLRLLAVSRLVLDNVPNIQSSWVTMGPQVAQLALFYGANDFGSLMIEENVVAAAGVSYHLTRRQIHQIIRAAGFRPVQRLMDYTPVQPQPED
- the mqnE gene encoding aminofutalosine synthase MqnE, yielding MLDAAYYAALGLSSIYEKVLAGQRLSREDGMALFACPDITAVGALAHHVRCRMHGDATSYVVNRQINYTNVCVNGCVFCAFRRDRDDEEGAFRLSKEDILDRLRAADATPLHLDELHIVGGCHPDLPLEWFEDVLRSARALNPDLPIKAFTPVEIEHFSRMAGISTLDVLRRLKAAGLVMMPGGGAEIFDEGLRARICPHKASSDAWLRISGEAHSLGIVTNCTMLFGHLETPAMRVDHLCRLREQQDKSGGFTCFIPLPFLTHNSRLTLPEEKQEAVRGLDELRTIAVSRLLLDNIPHIKAYWIMLGVKQAQAALWYGADDLDGTIIEERIGHMAGATSAQGMTIDELENMIRQAGFRPVRRNATFREVSPRASSEVRA
- a CDS encoding 1,4-dihydroxy-6-naphthoate synthase — its product is MAVTSPDMVLGLSPCPNDTFIFHALLHGLVPSPCHFRPHMADVEELNALALRGELPVTKISVGVLPHIMDTYAVLSAGSALGWGCGPLVVAREALSPEAQRTARVAVPGLMTTANQLLTLTGRFQGPRDEMLFSHVMDAVLDGRADAGVIIHEGRFTYGERGLVKLLDLGEWWEATYHAPLPLGVIVIRRDVDPALVQAIDRAIAASLAHAWECPADSADYIRAHAQELSDEVTQAHIRTFVTEFSRDLGERGREAVQRLVEQGAAALGRSLPAEGLFVPAARA
- a CDS encoding MATE family efflux transporter; translation: MFRTVFSPAEARRFVSLGLPVLVAQTSQIGMSFVDTAMSGQFSTTDMAAVAVSGSIWAPISLLGVGCLLALSPMSAHLVGAGRRAECAHLLRQGIWLSLFLSVLLMSLFQLLSRHLDLFGLEGRMAELAGGYLRAMLWGLPGFMLFVNIRSFLEGFSRTRPAMIVGLLGLMLNVPVNYVFIYGKLGLPALGAVGCGVATSLCYWFMALCMFFYVRRDSSYRSLRPLFRPLLFPSCARPRPEDGTPFPRFDGALVLRILRIGFPGALALCFEVSLFTVSAILLAPLGEIVVAGHQIASNFSALIFMLPLSLQITATIRVGHFLGAGRVWRARVVGRTALCLGMACSLVMACLTMLFRQEIIAIYIDDARVAALTMGLLPLMAAYQLVDAIQTVSIGILRAYNDTRIISLICLVSYWGIGLPLGFTLSRTSLLTPAPLGAQGFWIAYLLALGFGALCYSLRLRVLNRLGTGAVMQKIQR
- a CDS encoding CerR family C-terminal domain-containing protein, encoding MPSRQAAPSAEDDSIVIRPMRGDGEQTRARIIETAGHLMAENGFAQTTSKSICEAAQVNMAAINYYFGSREGLYIAVLEDVHDRLLNREFLERLADEAIPARRKMQRILAALCSGLTAPQQQWLMRAWAREIVAPSEYLQDVMRRVVCTKVQIVKDIVSEMTGIPQSKPELECCLISALGPFMLLLVTDRKFLQLLVPRLCHTPGIHGYMGEMAMIVLDAAARSWQRRGKLPTEFACADDGATGAGPHGA
- a CDS encoding acyl-CoA dehydratase activase-related protein, with translation MDDSVLFLGLDAGSTTVKLALTDSQGNLLEAIYRRHGAAVRLTLCDLLDELAARRPGLRVRAAITGSAALRLAQTLELPFVQEVLATSRAISVLAPRTDVAVELGGEDAKIIYFSDGSDNLRMNEACAGGTGAFIDQMATLLHTDAQGLNDLALRHTTIYPIASRCGVFAKTDVVPLLNEGAAREDLAASIFQAVVEQTIGGLACGHPIRGRVAFLGGPLHFLSALRERFIETLHLAPEEVMNVPDAQYIVARGTALSLVPLAGQPRPVQSAPVDVAELARRARNRIPEGEGASALPPLFASEEEYETFRRRHASGAVPRCPLEDARGPLYLGVDLGSTTVKAVLTDREGAVITTWYRRNQGDPLSELLPFVADLVDSLPQGAWIEDSACTGYGAGFAQAALGSSMTEVETVAHLKAACRLVPETSYVIDIGGQDMKCLKARDGCIAGVTLNEACSAGCGAFLETFAQSLNLSMEDFVRAALFARHPVDLGSRCTVFMNSKVKQAQKEGAEIGDIAAGLCYSVIRNALYKVLRLRSPDELGDKVLVQGGSFMNDALLRVMERLLGREVFRPDIAGLMGAYGAALLVARRPVTEGSRHPLESAALRSLRIETRRLRCQGCGNHCRLTLNRFSNGRRFVSGNRCERGAGQNGTPGEGGHAPMPNIYAWKNRRLFAYTPLDAAQAPRGELGIPRVLNIYEHYPFWFTFFTHLGFRVILSPPSDKDIFDLGLSSMPSQTVCYPAKLAHGHVTALLRQGVKRIFFPCLPRERGDAITKANGYNCPVVSGYPEVIRLNIDEVREQGVRLHTPFVSLQSLDALVDCLYKEMDLPRAELREAGRAALEEFEAYRAELRAEGERILELVRESGGLGIVLCGRPYHVDPAVHHGLPDYIASLGAAVLSEDSVAHLGREDENLRVLDQWSYHSRLYRASTLVCERPELELVQLTSFGCGLDAITSDQVAELLQRAGRLHTLIKIDEGASLGAARIRIRSLMAAVRERREAAVRRTVRRSPVPRAIFTKAMRETHTILAPQMSPLHFDILKDVINHSGYHLDVLPSVSPRAIELGLTYVHNDACYPAIVVIGQLLDALTSGQCDPQRTALMLAQTCGPCRASNYPALLRKALQEAGFPQVPVLTMTSGNINRHPGFSISARLFHRMVLGCLYGDMLQRVSMSCRSNELHPGDTDSLLESWMRRARSSASAGDNTVFRTHMSEIVSDFSQIKLDGVPRPRVGIVGEILLKYHPDANNHVVQRIREEGGEPVLTDLMDFFLYCSMDPVYSWRRLGGRILPALTSWLFIRRVEGLRKAMRRALQGSRFMPASRIGDLASSVRGIISRGNQAGEGWLLTAEMLEFMDHGVNNVLCLQPFGCLPNHITGKGVMKELKRLRPGANLMAVDYDPGSSEANQLNRIKLFMAVAHSHMDMARQDGQGVPPATAGDLRAAQAPGR